One stretch of Bradyrhizobium canariense DNA includes these proteins:
- the oxlT gene encoding oxalate/formate MFS antiporter, with protein MTSTQPSAQPTSEGPYFRWMQLAMGIVCMAMIANLQYGWTLFVDPIDAKYHWGRAAIQLAFTLFVVTETWLVPVEAWFVDKYGPRVVIMFGGVMISIAWILNSQANSLVLLYIAAIFGGIGAGSVYGTCVGNALKWFPDRRGLAAGATAAGFGAGAAITVVPIANMIATSGYQHAFLTFGIGQGVIVFILAFFLRKPSQAMPAKKKQLNLPQTKIDFTPPQVLRSPIFWVMYLVFVMVAAGGLMAAAQIAPIAHDYKIANEPVGLLGFQMAALTFAISLDRIFDGFGRPFFGWVSDQIGREHTMFIAFGTGALMLLTLSVYGHIPIVFVLATAVYFGVFGEIYSLFPATSGDTFGVKFATTNNGMLYTAKGTAALLVPLASILASNFGWQAVFVVAVALNATAALMAIFVIKPMRRAFILGHEAPADAHARDVKPA; from the coding sequence ATGACATCCACACAACCGTCAGCGCAGCCGACATCTGAGGGGCCGTATTTCCGCTGGATGCAACTTGCGATGGGCATCGTCTGCATGGCGATGATCGCAAATCTGCAATATGGCTGGACGCTGTTCGTCGATCCGATCGATGCAAAATACCACTGGGGCCGCGCCGCGATCCAGTTGGCCTTTACGCTGTTCGTGGTGACGGAGACCTGGCTGGTCCCGGTTGAAGCCTGGTTCGTCGACAAATATGGCCCGCGGGTCGTCATCATGTTCGGCGGCGTGATGATCTCAATCGCGTGGATTCTGAACTCCCAAGCCAACTCGCTGGTGTTGCTTTATATCGCCGCGATCTTCGGCGGAATCGGTGCGGGCTCGGTGTACGGAACATGCGTCGGCAACGCGCTGAAATGGTTTCCGGACCGGCGCGGCCTCGCCGCCGGCGCTACCGCTGCCGGCTTCGGCGCCGGTGCTGCGATCACCGTGGTGCCGATCGCGAACATGATTGCCACGAGCGGCTACCAGCACGCCTTTTTGACCTTCGGCATCGGACAGGGCGTGATTGTTTTCATCCTCGCCTTCTTCCTGCGCAAGCCGTCACAGGCAATGCCGGCGAAGAAGAAACAACTCAATTTGCCGCAGACCAAGATCGACTTCACGCCGCCTCAGGTGCTGCGAAGCCCGATTTTCTGGGTGATGTATCTGGTGTTCGTGATGGTCGCCGCGGGCGGCCTGATGGCGGCAGCCCAGATCGCACCGATCGCACACGACTACAAGATCGCCAACGAACCCGTGGGTCTCCTGGGCTTCCAGATGGCGGCGCTGACCTTTGCGATTTCGCTCGACCGCATCTTCGACGGTTTCGGCCGCCCCTTCTTCGGATGGGTGTCAGACCAGATCGGCCGTGAGCACACCATGTTCATTGCGTTCGGCACGGGCGCACTGATGCTGCTGACGTTATCGGTGTACGGTCACATCCCGATCGTTTTCGTGCTGGCGACGGCGGTCTATTTCGGCGTGTTCGGCGAGATCTACAGCCTGTTCCCCGCAACATCAGGCGATACGTTCGGCGTCAAGTTCGCCACCACCAACAACGGCATGCTCTACACCGCGAAAGGCACGGCCGCGTTGCTTGTGCCCCTTGCGAGCATCCTCGCGAGCAATTTCGGCTGGCAGGCCGTGTTCGTTGTTGCCGTTGCGCTCAACGCGACCGCGGCGCTGATGGCGATATTTGTGATCAAGCCGATGCGGCGCGCATTCATCCTGGGCCACGAAGCTCCCGCAGATGCCCACGCGCGCGACGTCAAGCCGGCCTGA
- a CDS encoding CBS domain-containing protein, whose protein sequence is MKVGDILRKKTARVATVRMNETVAIAAQLMRANDISALVVKDVVRTEGNTAVGMFTERDVVRAIAANGAAGANLKVSQLISVQQLVSCSSNDTLEHARHLMNRNQIRHLPVIDNYSLIGVVSISDISTAFDEAARAEARPVPA, encoded by the coding sequence ATGAAAGTCGGAGACATCCTGCGCAAGAAGACTGCACGTGTTGCGACGGTTCGAATGAATGAAACCGTGGCCATTGCCGCCCAGTTGATGCGCGCGAACGATATCAGCGCGCTGGTGGTCAAGGACGTGGTGCGAACCGAAGGCAATACCGCGGTTGGCATGTTCACCGAACGCGACGTCGTGCGCGCCATCGCGGCGAATGGCGCGGCCGGCGCCAACCTGAAAGTGTCGCAACTGATTTCAGTGCAGCAACTGGTCTCCTGCAGTTCAAACGACACGCTCGAGCACGCCCGCCACCTGATGAACCGGAACCAGATCCGTCATCTTCCGGTGATCGACAATTACAGTCTGATCGGCGTCGTCAGCATCAGCGATATCTCGACCGCGTTCGATGAAGCGGCGAGAGCCGAAGCGCGACCCGTTCCAGCCTGA
- a CDS encoding 2-dehydropantoate 2-reductase yields the protein MKICIYGAGAIGGYLGVQLARAGADVSLVARGAHLAAMRANGLKLLIGDEERVVRPRCTDNPAELGAQDFVIICLKAHSITGVLEQMQSLLGPRTRVVTAVNGIPYWYFHKHGGRYEGSTLESIDPGGRQWNELGPERAIGCIVYPATEIEAPGVIRHVYGDRFPLGEPSGETTSDVEQLSRLFVEADMQAPVLDRIRDEIWLKLWGNVCLNPISALTCATLDVICSDPATRALSKAIMLETQSIAETFGVKFRVDVERRIEGARKVGAHKTSMLQDLERGRPMEIDPLVSVVQEMGRLTGIPTPALDTVLALVSQRAKLAGLYGSDRPIEAKAPAFA from the coding sequence ATGAAAATCTGTATCTACGGCGCCGGCGCGATCGGCGGCTATCTCGGGGTTCAGCTGGCGCGCGCCGGCGCCGATGTCAGCCTGGTCGCGCGCGGTGCGCATCTTGCCGCGATGCGCGCCAACGGCCTCAAATTGCTGATCGGTGATGAAGAACGCGTGGTGCGGCCGCGCTGCACCGACAATCCAGCCGAACTCGGCGCGCAGGATTTTGTCATCATCTGCCTGAAAGCCCATTCGATCACCGGCGTGCTGGAGCAAATGCAGTCACTGCTCGGGCCCCGCACCCGCGTCGTCACCGCGGTCAACGGAATCCCCTACTGGTATTTCCACAAGCACGGCGGCCGCTACGAGGGTTCGACGCTCGAGAGCATCGATCCCGGCGGCCGGCAGTGGAACGAGCTCGGCCCGGAACGTGCGATCGGATGCATTGTCTATCCCGCAACCGAGATCGAAGCGCCTGGCGTGATCCGCCATGTCTATGGCGATCGTTTTCCGCTCGGCGAGCCATCGGGCGAGACCACTTCAGATGTCGAACAACTCTCCAGGCTCTTCGTCGAAGCCGACATGCAGGCGCCGGTGCTGGACCGCATCCGTGACGAAATCTGGCTCAAGCTGTGGGGCAATGTTTGCCTCAATCCGATCAGCGCGCTGACCTGCGCCACGCTCGACGTGATCTGCTCCGATCCGGCGACGCGCGCATTGTCCAAGGCGATCATGCTGGAAACCCAGTCGATCGCCGAAACATTCGGTGTCAAATTCCGCGTCGATGTCGAACGGCGCATTGAAGGCGCGCGCAAGGTCGGCGCGCACAAAACCTCGATGCTTCAGGATCTCGAGCGCGGCCGCCCGATGGAGATCGACCCGCTGGTATCGGTGGTTCAGGAAATGGGACGCCTGACCGGCATTCCGACGCCGGCGCTCGACACGGTGCTGGCGCTGGTCAGCCAGCGCGCCAAGCTCGCAGGGCTTTACGGCTCGGACCGGCCGATCGAGGCAAAAGCCCCCGCTTTTGCATGA
- a CDS encoding NAD(P)H-dependent flavin oxidoreductase, translated as MIKTRFTELVGVEHPIVQGGMQWVGRAELVAAVANAGALGFITALTQPTPEDLTKEIARCRDLTDKPFGVNLTILPSIKPPPYAEYRQAIIESGIKVVETAGNKPQEHVTEFKKHGIKVVHKCTSVRHALSAERMGVDAISIDGFECAGHPGEDDTPGLILIPTAADKVKIPMIASGGFGDGRGLVAALALGAEGINMGTRFMCTKESPIHQLIKEKIVANDERETELIFRTMRNTSRVARNAVSAKVVAMEKEGATFEQVRELVAGARGKMVYASGDADEGIWSAGQVQGLIHDIPTCAELVSRIIRDAEAIIQSRLEAMMSGTRRQASEQAAE; from the coding sequence ATGATCAAGACGCGATTTACCGAACTCGTCGGGGTCGAGCACCCGATCGTGCAGGGCGGCATGCAATGGGTCGGGCGTGCGGAGCTGGTGGCGGCCGTGGCCAATGCCGGCGCGCTCGGTTTCATTACCGCGCTGACGCAGCCGACGCCTGAGGATCTGACCAAAGAAATCGCACGCTGCCGCGACCTCACCGACAAGCCGTTCGGCGTCAACCTCACCATTCTGCCGTCGATCAAGCCGCCGCCCTACGCCGAATACCGTCAGGCCATCATCGAGAGCGGGATCAAGGTGGTCGAAACCGCCGGCAACAAGCCGCAGGAACACGTCACCGAATTCAAGAAGCACGGCATCAAGGTCGTGCACAAATGCACCAGCGTGCGCCATGCGCTGTCGGCGGAACGCATGGGGGTCGATGCGATCTCGATCGACGGCTTTGAATGCGCCGGCCATCCGGGCGAGGACGACACCCCCGGCCTGATCCTGATCCCGACGGCCGCCGACAAGGTGAAGATCCCGATGATCGCCTCCGGCGGTTTTGGGGATGGCCGCGGGCTGGTCGCAGCATTGGCGCTCGGCGCCGAAGGCATCAACATGGGCACGCGCTTCATGTGCACCAAGGAGAGCCCGATCCATCAGCTGATCAAGGAAAAGATCGTCGCCAATGACGAGCGCGAGACCGAACTGATCTTCCGCACCATGCGCAACACCTCGCGCGTTGCCAGGAACGCGGTCTCTGCCAAGGTCGTCGCCATGGAAAAGGAAGGCGCCACGTTCGAGCAGGTGCGCGAACTCGTGGCCGGCGCGCGCGGCAAGATGGTCTACGCATCAGGCGATGCCGATGAAGGCATCTGGTCGGCGGGCCAGGTGCAGGGATTGATCCACGATATCCCGACTTGCGCCGAACTGGTGTCGCGGATAATCCGGGACGCAGAAGCCATCATCCAGAGCCGGCTCGAAGCCATGATGTCCGGCACCCGCCGCCAAGCCTCAGAACAAGCCGCAGAATAA
- a CDS encoding zinc-binding dehydrogenase, producing MKAYVYGANGAEIADVAKPSPKGTQVLVRVRACGLNRADLGMTKGHVHGSAGGVGTVLGMEWAGEIAEVGPEAKGVKPGDRVMGSGGAAFAEYTLADHGRLFRIPANANMNFEEAATLPIALATMHNAVVTNGALQPGQSVLIQGASSGVGLMAMQIAKFKGAKTVIGSSTDATRRGRLKEFGADLAVDSRDPGWVDQVLKVTGGEGVDLIVDQISGPVANQNLRATKVKGRIVNVGRLGGTHGDFNFDLHAARRINYIGVTFRTRSIEEIREIFVEVQKDIWPAVESRQLQLPIDKVFAFDDIGKAFDRMEANQHLGKIVVRL from the coding sequence ATGAAAGCCTATGTCTACGGCGCCAATGGCGCTGAAATCGCCGATGTCGCCAAGCCTTCCCCAAAGGGAACGCAGGTGCTGGTTCGGGTGCGCGCCTGCGGCCTCAACCGCGCCGATCTCGGCATGACCAAAGGGCATGTGCACGGCAGCGCCGGTGGCGTCGGCACCGTGCTCGGCATGGAATGGGCGGGCGAGATCGCCGAAGTCGGTCCCGAGGCCAAAGGCGTCAAGCCCGGCGACCGCGTGATGGGTTCGGGCGGCGCCGCGTTTGCCGAATACACCCTCGCCGATCATGGCCGGCTGTTTCGCATTCCCGCCAACGCCAACATGAACTTCGAGGAAGCGGCCACCCTCCCCATTGCGCTCGCGACCATGCACAATGCGGTCGTCACCAACGGCGCGCTGCAGCCGGGCCAGTCCGTCCTGATTCAAGGCGCGAGCTCCGGCGTCGGCCTGATGGCGATGCAGATCGCCAAATTCAAGGGCGCGAAAACCGTGATCGGTTCATCGACCGATGCGACGCGACGCGGGCGGCTGAAGGAATTCGGCGCCGACCTCGCGGTGGATTCCCGCGATCCCGGCTGGGTCGACCAGGTGCTGAAAGTGACAGGCGGCGAAGGCGTCGACCTCATCGTCGATCAGATCTCAGGCCCGGTCGCAAATCAGAACCTTAGGGCGACCAAGGTCAAGGGCCGCATCGTCAATGTCGGCCGCCTCGGCGGCACCCACGGCGATTTCAACTTCGACCTCCATGCCGCGCGCCGGATCAATTACATCGGCGTCACCTTCCGCACCCGCTCGATCGAGGAAATCCGCGAGATTTTTGTCGAGGTGCAGAAGGACATCTGGCCGGCGGTGGAATCGCGCCAGCTGCAATTGCCGATCGACAAGGTGTTTGCGTTCGACGATATCGGCAAGGCGTTCGACCGCATGGAAGCCAACCAGCATCTCGGCAAGATTGTTGTGAGGCTGTAG
- a CDS encoding DUF3551 domain-containing protein — translation MRIPTLAILMIATVLTAAPARAQTYDPAYPVCLQVYQGWNDYYFECAYTSLPQCNASASGRAAQCIVNPYYAGRKTAPPARRDHRHRRVY, via the coding sequence ATGCGCATTCCGACTTTGGCGATTTTGATGATTGCGACAGTTTTGACCGCGGCACCGGCTCGGGCCCAGACCTATGACCCGGCCTATCCGGTCTGCCTGCAAGTCTACCAAGGCTGGAACGACTATTACTTTGAATGCGCCTATACCTCGCTGCCACAATGCAATGCCTCAGCATCGGGCCGTGCCGCACAGTGCATCGTCAACCCGTATTACGCGGGGCGCAAGACAGCGCCGCCGGCACGGCGAGACCATCGGCATCGCCGCGTCTACTGA